Proteins from a single region of Labedella gwakjiensis:
- a CDS encoding SDR family oxidoreductase — MATIAIAGGHGKIALLLSRTLSSAGHDVRGIVRNPDQRADLAAHGALSIVLDLESTDVDTLATELDGVDAVVFAAGAGPGSTADRKLTVDRDAAVLLGRAAVAAGVRRYVLISSIGVSSPPPEGTDEVFRVYLEAKKAAEEGVRELPLDWTIIRPGSLTDDEPTGTVTLTPEDTRGDISRGDVAIVIAALLERDDLAGVTFTALSGSTEVEDALDALVS, encoded by the coding sequence ATGGCTACCATCGCAATCGCGGGAGGGCACGGCAAGATCGCTCTGCTCCTCTCGCGCACCCTGTCCAGCGCCGGTCACGACGTCCGCGGCATCGTCCGCAACCCGGACCAACGGGCTGATCTCGCCGCGCACGGCGCTCTGAGCATCGTCCTCGACCTCGAGTCCACGGACGTCGACACCCTCGCGACCGAGCTCGACGGCGTCGACGCCGTCGTGTTCGCCGCGGGGGCCGGCCCGGGAAGCACGGCCGACCGCAAGCTCACCGTCGACCGCGACGCCGCCGTGCTCCTCGGACGGGCCGCCGTCGCCGCGGGCGTCCGTCGTTACGTCCTCATCTCGTCCATCGGCGTCTCCTCACCTCCGCCCGAGGGCACGGATGAGGTGTTCCGCGTCTACCTCGAGGCCAAGAAGGCGGCGGAGGAGGGCGTGCGCGAGCTCCCCCTCGACTGGACGATCATCCGGCCGGGCTCCCTCACCGACGACGAGCCGACCGGAACGGTGACGCTCACGCCGGAGGACACGCGCGGGGACATCTCCCGCGGGGACGTGGCGATCGTCATCGCGGCTCTGCTCGAGCGAGACGACCTCGCCGGCGTCACCTTCACGGCGCTGTCGGGCTCGACCGAGGTCGAGGACGCGCTCGACGCCCTCGTCTCGTGA
- a CDS encoding gamma-glutamyltransferase family protein: MTAPGADAFTTRPTLRGNFGMVASTHWLATAAGQSTLERGGNAIDAAVAAGFVLHLVEPHLNGPGGDMNAIVSLPTESAPHVVVGQGPAPAAATIDHYLSEGLSEVPGAGALAAAVPGSVMAWFRLLEDHGTLELADVLSYAVHYARTGHAIGATAARTIDRMAGHFSEHWAGSAALWMPEGRAPRAGDIITYPAWADVLERLIAAGAAESTREGRIQAARHEWSHGFVAEAIERFVATPHRHSSGTDHRGVLALADLADFDASYEDATVFRFRGVDIAKTGPWAQGPVLLQALAILDGFSDDRIDPDTAEGIHTIAEALKLALADRDAWYGDPEDASDVPLDELLSAEYAAARRALIEPVASHELRAGSLPGRTAWTAPSSATPPAGGRSAATGEPTVGSARADDAITPDEDASGYTRGDTCHVDVVDRWGSLVSATPSGGWLQSSPTIPELGFCLGTRLQMTWLDPASPSALTPGRRPRSTLSPTILVRDGVTVEALGTPGGDQQDQWQLLYLLRTIVFGYTPQQAIDAPAFHTTSHVSSFWPRIWEPGGLVVEDRVGEGTIAELRSRGHVVSRAGDWSLGRLSSVRRDPATGELSAAANPRGLQGYAAGR; this comes from the coding sequence ATGACCGCACCAGGCGCCGACGCCTTCACGACCCGTCCCACCCTTCGCGGCAACTTCGGGATGGTGGCATCGACGCACTGGCTCGCCACCGCCGCCGGCCAGTCCACGCTGGAGCGCGGGGGCAACGCGATCGACGCCGCCGTCGCCGCAGGATTCGTCCTCCACCTCGTGGAGCCACACCTCAACGGGCCGGGCGGCGACATGAACGCCATCGTGTCCCTGCCGACGGAATCCGCGCCGCACGTGGTCGTCGGGCAGGGCCCCGCGCCGGCCGCGGCCACGATCGATCATTACCTCTCCGAGGGCCTCAGTGAGGTGCCGGGAGCCGGAGCCCTGGCCGCGGCCGTACCCGGCTCCGTGATGGCGTGGTTCCGCCTGCTCGAGGACCACGGCACGCTGGAGCTGGCCGACGTGCTCTCCTACGCCGTACATTACGCACGGACGGGCCACGCGATCGGAGCGACGGCCGCCCGCACGATCGACCGCATGGCCGGGCACTTCTCGGAGCATTGGGCGGGATCCGCGGCGCTGTGGATGCCCGAGGGCCGCGCACCTCGCGCCGGCGACATCATCACCTACCCGGCGTGGGCCGACGTGCTCGAACGGCTCATCGCCGCGGGCGCCGCCGAGTCGACGCGGGAGGGCCGCATCCAGGCCGCTCGACACGAATGGTCACACGGCTTCGTCGCCGAGGCGATCGAACGCTTCGTCGCCACGCCCCACCGTCACTCCAGCGGAACCGACCACCGAGGCGTCCTCGCCCTCGCGGACCTCGCCGACTTCGACGCGTCGTACGAGGACGCCACGGTGTTCCGTTTCCGTGGCGTCGACATCGCGAAGACCGGGCCGTGGGCGCAAGGGCCCGTGCTCCTTCAGGCCCTCGCGATCCTCGACGGGTTCTCCGACGACCGGATCGACCCCGATACCGCCGAGGGCATCCACACCATCGCGGAGGCCCTCAAGCTCGCCCTCGCCGACCGGGACGCCTGGTACGGCGACCCAGAAGACGCGTCCGACGTGCCCCTCGACGAGCTCCTGTCGGCCGAGTACGCGGCGGCGCGGCGCGCGCTCATCGAACCGGTGGCGTCGCATGAGCTCCGGGCCGGATCACTCCCCGGACGGACCGCGTGGACGGCCCCCTCGTCCGCCACCCCGCCAGCGGGAGGACGATCGGCGGCCACCGGAGAGCCCACCGTGGGATCCGCACGTGCCGACGACGCCATCACCCCGGACGAGGACGCCTCCGGGTACACGCGCGGAGACACCTGCCACGTCGACGTCGTCGATCGGTGGGGCTCCCTCGTCTCCGCGACGCCGTCGGGCGGGTGGCTCCAGTCGTCGCCGACGATCCCCGAGCTGGGGTTCTGCCTCGGTACCCGGCTGCAGATGACCTGGCTCGACCCGGCATCACCCTCTGCGCTCACTCCCGGGCGCCGCCCGCGCTCGACGCTGTCGCCGACCATACTCGTGCGCGACGGCGTCACCGTCGAGGCGCTCGGCACACCGGGCGGTGACCAGCAGGACCAGTGGCAGCTCCTGTACCTCCTGCGAACGATCGTGTTCGGCTACACGCCGCAGCAGGCGATCGATGCCCCGGCGTTCCACACGACCTCGCACGTGAGTTCGTTCTGGCCCCGCATCTGGGAACCCGGCGGCCTCGTGGTGGAAGACCGTGTGGGAGAGGGGACGATCGCGGAACTCCGGTCCCGCGGTCACGTGGTCTCCCGGGCCGGGGACTGGTCGCTCGGCCGCCTCTCGAGTGTTCGGCGAGACCCGGCCACGGGCGAGCTCTCCGCGGCGGCCAACCCCCGCGGTCTGCAGGGATATGCCGCAGGGCGCTGA
- a CDS encoding RNA polymerase sigma factor produces MDDPVAASAEAVRRRVAAVWRIESARIVATLARYVGDVGLAEDLAQEAVVDALRQWPRDGVPASPGAWLTAVAKRKAIDGWRRRERLDERYAAMAHDLDTRTDPNAPPWDPDTIDDDVLRLVFISCHPVLARDAQVALTLRVVGGLSTEEIARAFLVPTATVQQRIVRAKKTLSAAHVPFEVPAREELPDRLASVFGVLYLIFNEGYAASAGDEWMRPELSLEALRLARSLSRLVPREPEVHGLVALFEFQASRFGARTTEDGEPVLLPDQDRTRWDRTLIARGTAALARQDALGRGRGYYGLQAGIAECHATAARAADTDWERIVLLYEALGRLAPSPVIDLNRAVAVSMSEGPATALRIVDELVASGRLSGYHLLPSVRGELLDRLGRAAEAREELQMAARLTRNERERAVLLRKADALT; encoded by the coding sequence ATGGACGACCCGGTAGCCGCGTCCGCCGAGGCGGTACGACGGAGGGTGGCGGCGGTGTGGCGGATCGAGTCCGCGCGCATCGTCGCCACCCTGGCCCGGTACGTCGGTGACGTCGGCCTCGCGGAGGATCTCGCTCAGGAAGCCGTGGTCGATGCGTTGCGCCAGTGGCCTCGCGACGGAGTCCCCGCGTCTCCCGGCGCATGGCTGACTGCCGTCGCGAAGAGGAAGGCGATCGACGGATGGAGGAGACGTGAACGACTGGACGAACGGTACGCGGCCATGGCCCACGACCTCGACACGCGCACCGACCCGAACGCCCCGCCCTGGGACCCCGACACGATCGACGACGACGTGTTGCGCCTCGTCTTCATCTCGTGCCACCCCGTGCTCGCACGGGATGCCCAGGTGGCCCTCACCCTTCGCGTGGTCGGCGGTCTCAGCACCGAGGAGATCGCCCGCGCGTTCCTCGTGCCCACGGCGACGGTGCAGCAGCGCATCGTCCGTGCGAAGAAGACGCTGAGCGCCGCGCACGTGCCGTTCGAGGTCCCCGCGCGCGAGGAGCTGCCCGATCGGCTCGCCTCGGTGTTCGGGGTGCTGTACCTGATCTTCAACGAGGGATACGCGGCGAGCGCCGGCGACGAGTGGATGCGGCCGGAGCTGTCCCTCGAAGCCCTGCGGCTCGCTCGGTCCCTCTCCCGCCTCGTCCCTCGAGAGCCGGAGGTGCACGGTCTCGTCGCGCTCTTCGAGTTCCAAGCGTCGAGGTTCGGAGCCCGGACCACGGAGGACGGCGAGCCCGTCCTCCTCCCCGATCAGGATCGGACGCGATGGGACCGCACACTCATCGCGCGCGGCACAGCGGCTCTCGCACGACAGGACGCCCTCGGTCGTGGACGCGGCTACTACGGGTTGCAGGCCGGGATCGCCGAATGCCACGCCACCGCCGCCCGTGCCGCCGACACGGACTGGGAGCGGATCGTCCTCCTGTACGAGGCGCTCGGGAGGCTCGCGCCGTCCCCGGTCATCGATCTGAACCGCGCGGTGGCCGTGTCGATGTCCGAGGGTCCGGCGACGGCGCTCCGCATCGTCGACGAGCTCGTGGCGTCCGGTCGCCTGTCGGGGTACCACCTGCTGCCGAGCGTGCGCGGCGAGCTTCTCGACCGACTCGGGCGCGCTGCCGAGGCTCGGGAAGAGCTGCAGATGGCTGCACGGCTCACGAGGAATGAGCGCGAGCGAGCCGTGCTGCTGCGGAAGGCCGATGCGCTGACCTGA
- a CDS encoding MmpS family transport accessory protein produces MSSPNDPSDQNPQTPENGGFVSPGGPTGASTPPPAASPYGQQPPGAQQYGGQQYGGQQYGGPQGYQPGGTPPTYGSGQPPYGAASGGNGEPPRSNTFGLVGLIIGGVSLILAFVPIINYVSWILALVGLALGIVGLVLKNRKRGLAIAGVITSIIGLVLSIVLAIVYTVGFVGSVATGISDNAPDVSSAPSDGATIDPDARDVDVVYEVSGDGTDVTIVYLSVTAGDSGTDIETLTAQSLPWTQELDATVGGEYDYTAFNVTATNGAEDTGEISCSITVDGEIVAEDTADGAFGIVSCMSSDVG; encoded by the coding sequence ATGTCCTCGCCGAACGACCCCTCCGACCAGAACCCGCAGACTCCTGAGAACGGCGGTTTCGTATCCCCTGGTGGGCCGACCGGTGCGTCCACCCCGCCTCCGGCGGCGTCGCCATACGGCCAGCAGCCGCCGGGGGCGCAGCAATACGGCGGCCAGCAGTACGGCGGGCAGCAGTACGGCGGCCCGCAGGGGTACCAGCCCGGCGGAACTCCGCCGACGTACGGTAGCGGGCAGCCGCCCTACGGTGCGGCGTCCGGCGGGAACGGCGAACCTCCGCGCAGCAATACGTTCGGGCTCGTCGGCCTCATCATCGGCGGCGTCTCCCTCATCCTGGCGTTCGTCCCGATCATCAATTACGTGAGCTGGATTCTCGCCCTCGTGGGCCTGGCGCTCGGCATCGTGGGGCTCGTCCTCAAGAACCGCAAACGTGGGCTCGCGATCGCCGGTGTCATCACATCGATCATCGGCCTGGTCCTGTCGATCGTGCTCGCCATCGTCTACACGGTCGGCTTCGTGGGCTCCGTCGCCACGGGCATCTCCGACAATGCGCCCGACGTCTCCAGCGCACCGTCTGACGGGGCGACGATCGACCCCGATGCACGCGATGTCGACGTCGTGTACGAGGTGTCGGGCGACGGCACCGATGTGACGATCGTCTACCTCTCCGTCACGGCGGGCGACTCGGGCACGGACATCGAGACACTCACAGCTCAGTCGCTGCCGTGGACTCAGGAGCTCGACGCGACCGTGGGCGGGGAGTATGACTACACGGCGTTCAACGTGACCGCGACGAATGGCGCAGAAGACACCGGCGAGATCTCCTGCAGCATCACCGTGGACGGGGAGATCGTGGCCGAGGACACCGCCGACGGAGCCTTCGGCATCGTGTCCTGCATGTCGAGCGACGTCGGCTGA
- a CDS encoding RNA-binding S4 domain-containing protein: MRNPGPVDDVSIGSDVIRLGQFLKFSGLLDSGGDAKAVIADGEVRVNGEREFRRGRQLVDGDLVTFGGRSVRVRP; encoded by the coding sequence ATGAGGAACCCCGGCCCGGTCGACGACGTCTCCATCGGTAGCGACGTCATCCGCCTCGGACAGTTCCTGAAGTTCTCGGGCCTGCTCGACTCGGGAGGCGACGCGAAGGCCGTCATCGCCGACGGCGAGGTCCGCGTCAACGGCGAGCGGGAGTTCCGACGAGGACGCCAGTTGGTCGACGGAGACCTCGTCACGTTCGGCGGACGGTCGGTTCGCGTCCGCCCCTGA
- a CDS encoding glycosyltransferase: MDLTIIIPTFNEAPNVAELVRRIQLAVAGTDAEIVFVDDSNDDTPRVIEEVAAAASMPVRLLHRDDPQGGLSGAVLEGMAIAQSDWCLVMDGDLQHPPEVIPSLVARARRGGVDVVVASRYVGDGTAHGLANGIRTLVSRASTLVTKAMFPIRLQDCTDPMTGFFLVHRPSVVPDELQPRGFKILLELLARRPFRVAEVPFDFAQRFGGESKASLVQGFRFLMQLAMLRFGRMSGFALVGGLGAVANIAIVALLSSFGMSYLVASVIAAEVTILGNFALLERFVFSDLRQESGSMWKRLWKSFAFNNIESAIRIPIATAAVSAGIMHGTVATTVTLAIAFVVRFTFHSLVVYAPQRKARVSAIAKPDTAATVTVPATVAEPERLAS, translated from the coding sequence CAACGTCGCGGAGCTCGTCCGCCGCATCCAGCTCGCCGTGGCGGGAACCGACGCTGAGATCGTGTTCGTCGACGACTCGAACGACGACACGCCTCGCGTTATCGAGGAGGTGGCGGCTGCCGCCTCGATGCCCGTCCGCCTCCTGCACCGCGACGACCCGCAGGGCGGACTCAGCGGTGCGGTGCTCGAGGGCATGGCCATCGCCCAGTCCGACTGGTGCCTCGTGATGGACGGCGACCTGCAGCACCCGCCGGAGGTCATCCCCTCCCTCGTGGCCCGCGCACGCCGGGGCGGCGTGGACGTCGTCGTGGCCTCCCGCTACGTCGGCGACGGCACGGCACATGGCCTCGCGAACGGGATCCGCACCCTCGTCTCCCGCGCATCGACCCTCGTGACGAAGGCGATGTTCCCCATCCGCCTGCAGGACTGCACCGACCCGATGACCGGATTCTTCCTCGTGCACCGACCCTCGGTCGTGCCAGACGAGCTGCAGCCCCGCGGCTTCAAGATCCTTCTCGAACTGCTGGCCCGCCGCCCCTTCCGTGTCGCGGAGGTGCCGTTCGACTTCGCGCAGCGCTTCGGCGGCGAGTCGAAGGCGAGCCTCGTCCAGGGCTTCCGGTTCCTCATGCAGCTCGCCATGCTGCGCTTCGGCCGGATGTCCGGCTTCGCGCTCGTCGGCGGGCTCGGCGCGGTCGCGAACATCGCGATCGTCGCGCTCCTGTCCTCGTTCGGAATGTCCTATCTCGTCGCATCCGTCATCGCGGCCGAAGTCACGATCCTCGGCAACTTCGCCCTGCTCGAGCGCTTCGTCTTCTCGGACCTCCGCCAGGAGTCCGGTTCCATGTGGAAGCGACTCTGGAAGTCGTTCGCCTTCAACAACATCGAGTCGGCGATCCGCATCCCGATCGCCACGGCAGCGGTCTCGGCCGGCATCATGCACGGCACGGTCGCCACGACGGTCACCCTCGCTATCGCGTTCGTCGTGCGCTTCACGTTCCACTCGCTCGTGGTCTACGCACCCCAGCGCAAAGCCCGCGTGTCCGCGATCGCGAAGCCGGACACGGCCGCGACGGTCACCGTGCCCGCAACGGTGGCGGAGCCGGAGCGCCTCGCGAGCTGA
- a CDS encoding YciI family protein — MKYMLIMRSNDEAVEAYNEIPFEQVIEQMGRYNESLINAGVMAAGEGLTDASEGVVVDFSSQPPTVTDGPYGETKELFNGFWILQVSSREEAIEWASRCPLSPGSKLEVRRVTELSDFPQDNEWIQKEAEWIADAERAKADE, encoded by the coding sequence ATGAAGTACATGCTCATCATGCGGTCGAACGACGAGGCCGTCGAGGCGTACAACGAGATCCCGTTCGAGCAGGTCATCGAACAGATGGGACGCTACAACGAGTCACTCATCAACGCCGGTGTCATGGCCGCGGGCGAAGGGCTGACGGATGCCTCGGAGGGTGTCGTCGTCGACTTCTCCTCGCAGCCGCCGACGGTGACGGACGGCCCGTACGGGGAGACGAAAGAGCTGTTCAACGGGTTCTGGATCCTGCAGGTGTCGAGCCGCGAGGAAGCGATCGAATGGGCGAGCCGCTGCCCGCTCAGTCCCGGATCGAAGCTCGAGGTGCGCCGAGTCACCGAGCTCTCCGACTTCCCGCAGGACAACGAGTGGATCCAGAAGGAAGCCGAGTGGATCGCCGACGCCGAGCGTGCGAAGGCCGACGAGTAG
- a CDS encoding MFS transporter, with protein MSETSSSTGRRRWITLVVVGLAQLMVVLDATVVNIALPSAQQDLGFSDGERQWIITAYSLAFASLLLLGGRLSDLIGRKRTFVIGLVGFAIASALGGAATSFELLVAARALQGVFGALLAPTALAVLTTTFVIPKERARAFGVFGAIAGAGGAVGLLLGGFLTEALDWRWNLYINVFIAAVALVGAFLFVPNITRTGPRPKLDVPGTILVSGALFGLVYGFSNAETDGWDSPATWGMLAGAAVLLVAFVAWQRRAAHPLLPLSIVLDRNRGAAYSSVLIAGAGMFGIFLFVTYYLQITLGYSPIQTGLSFLPMIGMLVLAAQLGTNIFVPRFGPKVMVPIGMTLGATGMILLTFLDASSSYAANVLPALMVLGAAMGTIMPASMQTATLGVDRQFAGVASAMVNTSQQVGGSIGTALLNTLAATATADYLVDHPVVTETIGINAAIAGYQTAYWWGAGFFALGAVMSAIVFRRRSQGLSLSHGAVATPEREATPVPSA; from the coding sequence ATGTCTGAAACCTCATCATCGACGGGTCGCCGTCGCTGGATCACGCTCGTCGTGGTCGGGCTCGCCCAGCTCATGGTCGTGCTCGATGCCACCGTCGTGAACATCGCCCTCCCCTCCGCCCAGCAGGACCTCGGCTTCTCGGACGGGGAACGCCAGTGGATCATCACGGCCTACTCCCTCGCGTTCGCGAGCCTCCTCCTGCTCGGCGGGCGCCTCTCCGACCTCATCGGCCGCAAGCGCACCTTCGTGATCGGGCTGGTCGGCTTCGCCATCGCCTCGGCCCTCGGCGGCGCGGCCACCTCCTTCGAACTCCTCGTCGCCGCCCGCGCCCTGCAGGGCGTGTTCGGCGCCCTGCTCGCCCCCACGGCCCTCGCCGTGCTCACCACCACCTTCGTCATCCCGAAGGAACGTGCGAGGGCGTTCGGCGTCTTCGGAGCGATCGCCGGCGCCGGCGGCGCCGTGGGGCTGCTCCTCGGAGGCTTCCTCACGGAAGCCCTCGACTGGCGCTGGAATCTCTACATCAACGTCTTCATCGCGGCCGTCGCCCTCGTCGGCGCCTTCCTCTTCGTCCCCAACATCACGCGCACGGGCCCGCGACCGAAGCTCGACGTCCCCGGCACGATCCTCGTCTCGGGAGCGCTCTTCGGACTCGTCTACGGGTTCTCGAACGCCGAGACCGACGGCTGGGACTCCCCGGCCACGTGGGGCATGCTCGCGGGAGCCGCCGTGCTCCTCGTCGCGTTCGTCGCGTGGCAGCGTCGAGCGGCGCACCCGCTCCTCCCCCTCTCGATCGTGCTCGACCGCAACCGCGGTGCCGCATACAGCTCGGTGCTGATCGCGGGAGCCGGCATGTTCGGCATCTTCCTCTTCGTGACCTACTACCTGCAGATCACGCTCGGCTACTCGCCCATCCAGACGGGGCTGTCGTTCCTTCCGATGATCGGAATGCTCGTACTCGCCGCCCAGCTCGGGACGAACATCTTCGTTCCCCGCTTCGGGCCGAAGGTCATGGTGCCCATCGGCATGACGCTCGGTGCGACCGGCATGATCCTCCTGACGTTCCTCGACGCATCGAGTTCGTACGCCGCGAACGTCCTCCCTGCCCTCATGGTGCTCGGCGCGGCGATGGGCACGATCATGCCGGCATCCATGCAGACGGCCACCCTCGGTGTCGATCGCCAGTTCGCCGGGGTCGCCTCGGCGATGGTGAACACGAGCCAGCAGGTGGGCGGATCGATCGGCACGGCGCTGCTCAACACCCTCGCCGCGACGGCGACGGCCGACTATCTCGTCGACCACCCGGTCGTGACCGAGACGATCGGCATCAACGCCGCCATCGCCGGATACCAGACCGCCTACTGGTGGGGCGCCGGCTTCTTCGCCCTCGGCGCTGTCATGTCGGCGATCGTCTTCCGTCGGCGGTCGCAGGGACTGTCGCTGTCACACGGCGCCGTCGCGACACCGGAGCGAGAGGCCACCCCGGTTCCCTCGGCCTGA
- a CDS encoding ABC transporter ATP-binding protein, translating to MTEAEADSVVPVPAQTTSAPALRIAGLRKSFGEKIAVEHLDLTVPSGSFYGLVGPNGAGKTTTLSMATGLLRPDAGTIEILGTDVWRENVKAKSLVGVLSDGVALFDRLTGEQLVTYHGLLHGMDRETVAQRTADLLDLLDLREAGGTLVVDYSAGMTKKIALASALVHAPRLLVLDEPFESVDPVSAANIRDLLAGYVRGGGTVIVSSHSMDLVQRMCDHVAIIGSGRLLAAGTTDEVRAGSTLEDRFVELVGGRHTGEGPSWLHTS from the coding sequence ATGACCGAAGCCGAAGCCGATTCCGTCGTCCCCGTCCCTGCCCAGACGACCTCAGCACCCGCGTTGCGCATCGCCGGGCTGCGGAAGTCGTTCGGCGAGAAGATCGCCGTCGAACACCTCGACCTCACCGTCCCGTCCGGGTCCTTCTACGGCCTCGTCGGGCCGAACGGTGCAGGGAAGACGACGACCCTGTCCATGGCGACGGGGCTGCTCCGTCCGGATGCCGGCACGATCGAGATCCTCGGTACGGACGTGTGGCGCGAGAACGTCAAAGCGAAATCGCTCGTCGGTGTCCTGAGCGACGGCGTCGCCCTCTTCGATCGCCTCACCGGCGAGCAGCTCGTCACGTACCACGGCCTCCTCCACGGCATGGACAGGGAGACGGTCGCGCAGCGGACGGCCGACCTCCTCGACCTCCTGGACCTCCGAGAGGCCGGCGGAACCCTCGTGGTCGACTACTCGGCCGGCATGACGAAGAAGATCGCGCTCGCCTCCGCTCTCGTTCACGCTCCACGGCTCCTCGTCCTCGACGAGCCCTTCGAATCCGTCGACCCCGTATCCGCCGCGAACATCCGCGATCTGCTGGCCGGTTACGTGCGCGGCGGCGGCACCGTGATCGTGTCGAGCCATTCGATGGACCTCGTTCAGCGCATGTGCGACCACGTCGCCATCATCGGATCCGGACGCCTGCTCGCCGCCGGCACGACCGACGAGGTCCGCGCCGGCTCGACCCTCGAGGACCGATTCGTCGAGCTCGTGGGCGGCCGCCACACCGGGGAGGGACCGTCATGGTTGCACACCTCCTGA
- a CDS encoding TetR/AcrR family transcriptional regulator — protein sequence MTQTDLDETKPKLGRKRDHTRDSEILDSTLEVLAETGYDGMTIDMVAARAKAGKATLYRRWSSKAELVLDAVACLKASEVDLDALPDTGTLRGDLIAMIKAPTIRDADRKLKVMAGIVSMIARSPEMAAAAHAALVEPRASANRVIFRRAIERGEIDADCDVERLCMIGPAMAAYRVLMLGRPVDREFLIGNIDGVILPAAGLPRASS from the coding sequence ATGACGCAGACAGACCTCGACGAGACGAAGCCGAAGCTCGGCCGGAAGCGCGACCACACGAGAGATTCCGAGATCCTCGATTCGACGCTCGAGGTGCTGGCGGAGACCGGCTACGACGGGATGACCATCGACATGGTCGCCGCTCGGGCGAAGGCCGGAAAGGCCACGCTGTACCGGCGCTGGTCGTCGAAGGCCGAGCTGGTGCTCGATGCGGTCGCGTGCCTCAAGGCGAGCGAGGTCGACCTCGACGCCCTTCCCGACACCGGCACGCTGCGTGGCGACCTCATCGCCATGATCAAGGCCCCGACGATCCGCGACGCCGACCGCAAGCTCAAGGTCATGGCGGGGATCGTCTCGATGATCGCGCGCAGTCCCGAGATGGCCGCCGCGGCCCATGCCGCCCTCGTGGAGCCGCGCGCTTCCGCGAACCGGGTCATCTTCCGCCGCGCCATCGAGCGCGGCGAGATCGATGCGGACTGCGACGTCGAGCGGCTGTGCATGATCGGCCCGGCGATGGCGGCCTACCGTGTGCTCATGCTCGGCCGCCCCGTCGACCGGGAGTTCCTCATCGGAAACATCGACGGCGTCATCCTTCCGGCGGCCGGCCTGCCGCGAGCATCGTCCTGA